The Conexivisphaerales archaeon genome has a window encoding:
- a CDS encoding thiamine-phosphate kinase translates to MNELEIIDTIRRVFGASVKDRGLYDDVATIAVNRHSLMLKVDMFVADSDMPSKMTLKQAARKAVISCLSDFAVKGAKAEGFMVSLALPRSISNRKQVEEIVQGLKQASDEFSLKLIAGDVNESKSLTIDCIVYGQSGTNTNITRAGAKPGDIVISTGPFGYTALGLKHLLEGFPLPLRIRKKCVDSVLNPNPPFELTREIAKSGLVNASMDSSDGLAITLYEIAQQSGVA, encoded by the coding sequence ATGAATGAATTAGAGATAATAGACACTATAAGAAGAGTGTTTGGTGCTTCTGTTAAGGATAGGGGCCTGTATGATGATGTAGCAACAATAGCTGTTAATAGGCATAGTCTAATGTTGAAAGTCGATATGTTTGTTGCGGATAGCGATATGCCATCCAAAATGACACTAAAACAGGCCGCAAGAAAGGCTGTTATTTCATGTCTGTCAGACTTTGCAGTTAAAGGCGCCAAAGCTGAGGGTTTCATGGTGTCTCTGGCTCTTCCAAGGAGCATATCGAACAGAAAACAGGTTGAGGAAATAGTACAGGGTTTAAAGCAGGCTTCTGACGAATTTTCTCTAAAACTCATAGCTGGTGATGTTAATGAATCAAAAAGCCTTACTATAGATTGTATAGTATATGGGCAGAGTGGTACAAATACAAATATAACACGTGCTGGAGCAAAACCGGGCGATATAGTAATATCGACAGGCCCGTTTGGCTATACTGCTCTGGGTCTTAAACACCTGCTGGAGGGTTTTCCCCTGCCACTACGCATAAGAAAGAAATGTGTTGATAGTGTGCTGAACCCCAACCCACCGTTTGAACTTACAAGAGAGATTGCCAAGTCAGGGTTGGTCAACGCTTCTATGGACTCAAGTGATGGTTTAGCAATAACATTGTACGAAATAGCACAACAAAGTGGTGTTGC